Proteins co-encoded in one Paracoccus aestuarii genomic window:
- a CDS encoding SOS response-associated peptidase, whose translation MCNLYNLTTNQQAIRDFARITHDRVGNLEPSLDVYPDRPAPVIRQTPAGREMSLMTWGLPTPPQFLKAPDAPDRGVTNIRNTASPHWRRWLGPSSRCVIPATAFSEYGAKPDPVTKRKSLHWFALNETRPLFFFAGLWTDWSGTRGSGRSPRTGEHRLYAFLTTEPNDVVGRFHPKAMPVILTQEDEIETWLSADWQIASQLQRPLADDALIELEA comes from the coding sequence GTGTGTAATCTTTATAATCTGACCACAAACCAGCAGGCGATCCGCGACTTCGCCCGCATCACCCATGATCGTGTCGGTAATCTCGAGCCAAGCCTCGATGTCTATCCCGACCGCCCGGCTCCGGTGATCCGGCAGACGCCAGCCGGTCGGGAGATGTCGCTGATGACATGGGGCTTGCCCACCCCGCCGCAGTTCCTGAAGGCACCCGACGCGCCCGACCGGGGCGTGACGAACATCCGTAACACCGCCAGCCCGCACTGGCGGCGCTGGCTCGGGCCGTCCAGCCGCTGCGTGATCCCCGCCACCGCCTTCTCCGAATACGGCGCGAAGCCAGACCCGGTGACGAAGCGCAAGTCATTGCACTGGTTCGCGCTGAACGAAACGCGGCCCTTGTTCTTCTTTGCCGGCCTCTGGACCGACTGGTCCGGCACACGCGGATCAGGTCGTTCTCCGCGGACGGGGGAGCACCGGCTCTATGCATTCCTGACGACGGAGCCGAATGACGTGGTCGGCAGGTTTCACCCCAAGGCCATGCCGGTAATCCTGACGCAGGAGGACGAGATCGAGACCTGGCTGAGCGCCGACTGGCAGATCGCGAGCCAGCTACAGCGGCCGCTGGCAGACGACGCTCTGATCGAGTTGGAGGCGTAG
- a CDS encoding thermonuclease family protein: MENIPVTSHSHRATKALLAVAATTILWGCLAENSSADAHQLAGLATVVDGDGLRLAGQTIRIHGIDAPEQSQSCAAADGSQWSCGQAATRRMSELVAGRDVKCRQTDRDHYDRVVAVCEVAGMDLGQVLVAEGLAWAYRFYSDDYVAAEDSARQRALGIWSAPNRPAWGYRAESRALQPAAQFMGSSSDSKCRIKGNISRGGERIYHVPGSRHYEATQINTSHGERWFCSVAEATAAGWRPPRSR, from the coding sequence ATGGAGAACATTCCCGTCACCTCACATTCCCATCGAGCCACCAAGGCTCTTCTGGCTGTTGCAGCGACAACCATCCTGTGGGGCTGTCTGGCAGAGAATTCCTCAGCTGATGCCCATCAACTGGCGGGCCTAGCGACGGTGGTTGACGGTGACGGGCTGCGACTTGCCGGGCAGACCATCCGCATCCACGGTATAGACGCACCGGAGCAAAGCCAGAGTTGCGCGGCGGCTGACGGGAGCCAGTGGTCGTGCGGTCAGGCCGCAACCCGGCGCATGTCTGAACTGGTGGCAGGCCGCGACGTGAAGTGCAGGCAGACCGACAGGGATCACTACGATCGGGTTGTGGCCGTCTGCGAGGTCGCGGGTATGGATCTTGGCCAGGTGCTGGTGGCTGAGGGTCTTGCCTGGGCCTATCGGTTCTACTCCGACGACTACGTCGCTGCTGAGGACAGTGCCCGCCAGCGCGCCCTCGGGATCTGGTCTGCTCCCAATCGACCCGCGTGGGGATACAGGGCGGAATCACGAGCCCTGCAGCCTGCTGCCCAATTCATGGGAAGCTCCTCTGACTCGAAGTGCCGGATCAAGGGCAACATCTCGCGCGGCGGTGAGAGGATCTATCATGTTCCGGGCTCGCGTCACTACGAGGCAACGCAGATTAACACCAGCCACGGCGAGCGCTGGTTCTGCTCAGTTGCTGAAGCCACCGCTGCCGGGTGGCGGCCGCCCAGATCGAGGTAA